The following coding sequences are from one Agelaius phoeniceus isolate bAgePho1 chromosome 24, bAgePho1.hap1, whole genome shotgun sequence window:
- the LOC143695666 gene encoding espin-like protein has translation MQGCHTPGMPHTAAAARGACGMASRAPLPSLPPQPGNRSPPLCRRGPPARGGVPGPAGQPMREEDVQHLERQLGSLRVMHEAGQPLPGGPEEELLPLVPLSAPPAPRRFALAHQDAPARGSQSPPLPRSAAAPPATLRGREGPGAGGAGGGPGAQHDARSEILGCGVSVRSLKANYEGPGGPPAPSPRVTKRKRVQPPGSTRRPILEEEYGDGALRRSRPALPEPSSPHERTKGCKERTVFLFLEHWKKRALSAVPGEERPRRPGRRRPAAGRLLARWRSVARRVPGRQIRRLSRTTVLYWPQHFLPYVGGSPMPHDSLPLDLFMLGYFQLLEMPLSPEERRFRHLLCYEMFDRLGSHSWHRVRRFHRTVLEQVEAGHRHWLDGFEDLVQEFFGDDPVAVVESLAEAPTMASEGQGAAVPVPELGEFSEEDVCRFIDRSFSFWKEKEAEMFDT, from the coding sequence ATGCAGGGGTGTCACACCCCGGGGATGCCACACACGGCGGCAGCGGCACGGGGGGCGTGCGGCATGGCCTCAAGAGCCCCTTTGCCCTCTCTCCCGCCGCAGCCTGGGAACCGCTCGCCGCCCCTGTGCCGGCGCGGGCCGCCTGCCCGCGGGGGCGTACCGGGACCCGCCGGGCAGCCGATGCGGGAGGAGGACGTGCAGCAcctggagaggcagctggggaGCCTGCGGGTGATGCACGAGGCGGGGCAGCCGCTTCCAGGGGGGCcggaggaggagctgctgccactcGTGCCGCTCTCCGCCCCCCCGGCACCCCGGCGCTTCGCCCTCGCCCACCAGGACGCGCCTGCCCGCGGCAGCCAGTCCCCCCCGCTGCCGAGGAGCGCGGCCGCACCGCCGGCCACCCTGAGGGGCCGGGAGGGCCCTGGGGCGGGGGGagcagggggcggccccggTGCCCAGCACGACGCCCGCAGCGAGATCCTGGGCTGCGGTGTGTCTGTCCGCAGCCTCAAGGCCAACTACGAGGGGCCAGGGGGACCCCCCGCGCCTTCCCCCAGGGTCACTAAGCGCAAGCGGGTGCAGCCCCCTGGTAGCACCCGCCGGCCCATCCTGGAGGAGGAATACGGGGATGGGGCGCTGCGGAGGAgcaggccagcgctgccagagCCGAGCAGCCCACATGAACGCACCAAGGGGTGCAAGGAGCGCACAGTCTTCCTCTTCCTGGAGCACTGGAAGAAGCGGGCACTCTCGGCAGTGCCCGGGGAGGAGCGGCCACGGCGGCCGGGGAGGCGGCGACCGGCAGCGGGGCGGCTGCTTGCCCGCTGGAGGAGTGTTGCCCGCCGGGTCCCAGGGCGTCAGATCCGGCGGCTGAGCCGCACCACGGTGCTGTACTGGCCCCAACACTTCCTGCCCTACGTCGGCGGCTCGCCCATGCCCCACGACAGTCTCCCGCTCGACCTCTTCATGCTGGGTTACTTCCAGCTGCTGGAGATGCCCCTCAGCCCCGAGGAGCGGCGCTTCCGCCACCTCCTCTGCTACGAGATGTTTGACCgcctgggcagccacagctggcaccGCGTCCGCCGTTTCCACCGcactgtgctggagcaggtcgAGGCTGGCCACCGCCACTGGCTTGACGGCTTTGAGGACCTCGTGCAGGAGTTTTTTGGGGATGACCCCGTGGCAGTGGTAGAGAGCCTGGCAGAGGCCCCCACCATGGCCTCGGAAGGGCAgggggcagcagtgccagtACCGGAGCTGGGAGAGTTCAGCGAGGAGGACGTCTGCCGCTTCATTGACCGCAGCTTCTCCTtctggaaggagaaggaggcagAGATGTTCGACACTTGA